The following are encoded in a window of Paenibacillaceae bacterium GAS479 genomic DNA:
- a CDS encoding paired small multidrug resistance pump, with the protein MQNQATINNKPKGLSKGWLFVILTCTAELVWVYGFLTASLPWHFMLIAALIVLDFYFLFKACELIPTGTVYALFAASGTAGTALMDLFLFNGSFNFAKTFFMSLLLIGVIMLKLADGKSHTKS; encoded by the coding sequence ATGCAAAATCAAGCGACTATAAATAACAAGCCTAAGGGCCTCAGCAAGGGCTGGCTTTTTGTCATTCTTACCTGTACAGCTGAATTAGTATGGGTCTACGGCTTCCTTACCGCCTCGTTGCCATGGCATTTCATGCTGATCGCCGCCTTAATCGTTCTAGACTTCTACTTTCTGTTCAAGGCCTGTGAGCTAATCCCGACGGGAACCGTATACGCCCTATTCGCAGCATCCGGAACAGCCGGCACCGCGCTCATGGACTTGTTTTTGTTCAATGGCTCCTTCAACTTCGCCAAAACCTTTTTCATGTCGCTGCTGCTCATCGGTGTGATCATGCTGAAGCTTGCTGACGGAAAAAGTCATACCAAATCTTAA
- a CDS encoding regulatory protein, luxR family, protein MVFDLDEIPGYTIPQDWVQMSFLEGIDYYSKKRDARYDSAMGHLIAPLASNQLNARLAALYPMMKKAKKEINGLIDRFPFPWFFILTDQEGIIMDIYGPATVKERLNQIEMKPGASLSMHHAGVNAVSVSILTSKKSCVQYKEHEMDLFHQFVCLCCPIRLNGQIVGYLDLSHSYSFDIEITVPLMEMLVQSVERILSAGLASLAALDRAKLTPREKDVAHLWVQGRTANEIGWELGITEGTVRNMVKKIYVKTYVKDKAEFVRRFYKR, encoded by the coding sequence ATGGTATTTGATCTTGATGAAATCCCCGGATATACCATTCCTCAAGACTGGGTGCAAATGAGTTTTCTCGAAGGCATCGATTATTATTCGAAAAAGCGGGATGCACGATATGATTCTGCTATGGGGCACTTGATTGCACCTTTAGCCTCCAACCAGTTGAATGCTCGCTTGGCTGCGCTATATCCAATGATGAAAAAAGCGAAAAAAGAAATAAATGGGCTCATTGATCGTTTCCCATTTCCATGGTTCTTTATCCTTACGGATCAAGAAGGGATTATAATGGATATTTACGGACCCGCTACGGTGAAAGAAAGATTAAACCAGATTGAAATGAAACCAGGGGCTTCTCTATCTATGCATCACGCGGGAGTTAATGCTGTATCGGTATCCATACTGACGAGCAAGAAGTCTTGCGTTCAATATAAGGAACACGAAATGGACCTATTTCACCAATTTGTTTGTCTGTGCTGTCCGATTCGATTAAATGGACAAATTGTAGGTTACCTTGATTTATCTCACAGTTACTCGTTCGATATTGAGATAACAGTTCCGCTAATGGAAATGCTTGTTCAATCAGTGGAAAGGATTTTGTCTGCTGGATTAGCTTCGCTGGCTGCTTTGGATCGGGCGAAACTTACTCCAAGAGAAAAAGATGTTGCTCATCTATGGGTTCAGGGAAGAACGGCGAATGAAATCGGCTGGGAGCTTGGGATTACCGAGGGGACAGTAAGAAATATGGTCAAAAAAATATACGTCAAAACCTACGTTAAAGACAAGGCTGAATTTGTAAGAAGATTTTATAAAAGATAA
- a CDS encoding 40-residue YVTN family beta-propeller repeat-containing protein: MLKQDHQDRQTKLARRRLFAYITNQDNDSLSVLDIGTNRIIETIRVGQLPNSAAISPDGKRIYTTNGAGNSITVISAQTNRVIETVKGVGTEPFAADFSISRNRYYVPSFYNGSLFVLDLGTNKVLDEIPVGNGLVGVGVSPDQSKVYVTSVGEGITIINPNSDQVVATIPDLDSWGIDFSPDGARYYVNNAGSNAVSVYDASSNKLLKRTAVGLAPLGIVASGDGRRVYVANSRSKSVSVLDAATFRVLDTIAVGSIPFGIAITPGNRRVYVTNFGSNTVSVIDTAANRVIETIRTGVNPRGIAITPPRLEEGVNG; this comes from the coding sequence TTGTTAAAGCAGGATCATCAGGATAGGCAGACTAAGCTGGCGCGACGACGGCTATTTGCGTATATAACCAATCAAGATAATGATTCGCTTTCCGTGCTGGACATTGGGACGAACCGAATTATCGAGACGATCCGGGTAGGCCAACTGCCCAACTCGGCAGCCATCTCTCCCGACGGGAAGAGAATTTATACGACCAACGGGGCGGGCAATAGCATAACGGTTATTTCGGCTCAAACGAACCGGGTTATTGAGACTGTTAAAGGAGTCGGTACGGAGCCTTTTGCGGCTGACTTCTCCATAAGTCGAAACCGCTACTACGTTCCTTCTTTTTACAACGGCTCCTTGTTTGTGCTGGATCTCGGTACGAATAAAGTGCTGGACGAGATTCCGGTCGGGAACGGCCTAGTCGGAGTTGGCGTTTCGCCGGACCAGAGCAAGGTTTATGTCACCTCCGTAGGAGAGGGCATCACGATTATTAATCCCAATAGCGATCAGGTTGTGGCGACAATCCCTGATCTGGACAGCTGGGGCATTGATTTTTCACCGGACGGGGCCAGATACTATGTCAACAATGCGGGATCGAATGCGGTATCCGTTTATGATGCAAGTTCGAATAAGCTGCTCAAAAGAACAGCGGTCGGGCTGGCTCCTCTTGGAATTGTAGCGTCAGGTGACGGGCGGCGCGTTTATGTAGCCAACTCGCGCAGCAAATCCGTCTCGGTTTTGGACGCCGCAACCTTTCGAGTGCTTGATACGATTGCCGTCGGTTCCATTCCGTTTGGGATCGCGATTACGCCGGGCAATCGGAGAGTATACGTGACCAATTTTGGCAGCAACACGGTCTCGGTTATCGACACGGCCGCGAACCGGGTCATCGAGACGATTAGGACCGGAGTCAACCCGCGCGGAATCGCCATCACACCGCCGCGCCTGGAGGAGGGAGTCAATGGCTGA
- a CDS encoding paired small multidrug resistance pump, whose translation MGWIYVIAAACFELVGVVGLSRFSKRKTLLNGVMFASGFAASFILLYASLQYLQLSIAYTVWVGLGTSLAVIVNMLFFGESKSIMRIASLVLIVVGVTGLKAVS comes from the coding sequence ATGGGTTGGATTTATGTCATTGCGGCGGCATGCTTCGAGCTTGTCGGCGTCGTTGGTTTGAGCCGCTTCAGCAAGCGCAAAACCTTGTTGAACGGAGTAATGTTCGCAAGCGGCTTCGCGGCTTCGTTTATCCTTTTATATGCTTCCCTGCAATATCTGCAGCTTAGCATCGCTTACACCGTATGGGTCGGTCTCGGCACCTCGCTAGCTGTTATCGTCAATATGCTCTTCTTCGGAGAGTCCAAAAGCATCATGCGTATCGCCAGCCTAGTCCTAATTGTAGTAGGAGTGACTGGATTGAAGGCGGTATCCTAA
- a CDS encoding type I secretion membrane fusion protein, HlyD family, whose amino-acid sequence MKLLEWNALTDSSEMLEARTPAAIRWFLFILPISIAAALVWSWYAQMDVVVKTQGVIKTNEQVAKIIHPSSGILEQVFIQQGQQVKAGDKLYVVNAEALKQDLERLKLDDTETSEKLTWLIELNSDLVENGGLPNLSKDDLNHPASSERDKFYYAFAKVMNDRAFLLEQINNKEKLEESLLRDQNLLDARSEEYDRYETYRLKKAQTVLTLEQLRESYKQAVFLTEETQSNEFREQIKVMELKLQSEENEFRYIVRSDLDLARQKKRELDKQQSDLMIELQSAINSLTLVKKETGRQMKDVQSQLNKRVIRAPQSGIVHMQSEIGPEQYVQEGVQLMTIVPETKFRMQLFFSQQDIGRVKEGEEIRLRLASYPQDEYGTVEGELNLLSSDATIDPQSGVSYFMAEASLKSGELVGPNGRRALLRAGMQGEAFVITEEKSVLRWLAEKLDFISLEKK is encoded by the coding sequence ATGAAGCTTTTAGAATGGAATGCTTTGACGGACAGCAGTGAGATGCTTGAGGCGCGCACTCCGGCGGCAATACGCTGGTTTTTGTTTATACTTCCTATAAGTATTGCAGCTGCGCTTGTGTGGAGCTGGTACGCACAAATGGATGTTGTCGTTAAAACCCAAGGGGTAATAAAGACAAACGAACAGGTTGCCAAGATTATTCATCCGTCCAGCGGAATTTTGGAACAAGTGTTTATTCAACAAGGACAACAGGTGAAGGCGGGAGACAAGTTGTATGTTGTGAACGCTGAGGCTTTGAAACAGGACTTAGAACGATTGAAGCTCGACGATACCGAAACATCAGAAAAGCTAACATGGCTTATAGAGCTAAATAGTGATTTAGTTGAGAACGGGGGGCTTCCTAATCTTTCTAAGGATGATTTGAATCATCCGGCGAGTTCGGAACGCGATAAATTCTACTATGCGTTTGCCAAAGTAATGAACGATCGTGCCTTTCTTTTAGAACAAATTAATAATAAAGAAAAATTGGAAGAAAGCTTACTAAGAGACCAGAATTTATTAGATGCTCGCTCAGAGGAATATGATCGCTATGAGACTTATCGTTTGAAAAAAGCACAAACTGTGCTTACGTTGGAACAGCTTCGGGAGAGCTATAAACAAGCGGTATTTCTAACTGAAGAAACACAATCCAATGAGTTTCGCGAACAGATTAAAGTTATGGAGCTGAAACTGCAGTCCGAAGAGAATGAATTCCGGTATATAGTCCGCTCTGATCTTGATTTGGCAAGGCAGAAAAAAAGGGAGTTAGACAAACAACAATCGGATCTGATGATCGAGCTTCAATCTGCAATTAATTCCTTGACACTTGTAAAGAAAGAGACGGGAAGACAAATGAAGGACGTTCAGTCTCAGCTAAATAAACGAGTTATTCGTGCCCCTCAATCTGGAATCGTCCATATGCAAAGCGAGATTGGTCCAGAGCAATACGTTCAGGAAGGGGTTCAATTGATGACTATTGTTCCAGAAACAAAGTTTAGGATGCAGCTTTTTTTTAGTCAACAGGATATTGGCCGAGTGAAGGAAGGAGAGGAGATACGTCTTCGTCTGGCGTCATATCCACAGGATGAGTACGGTACAGTTGAAGGCGAATTAAATTTACTCAGTTCGGATGCAACAATAGATCCGCAAAGCGGGGTTTCATATTTTATGGCTGAAGCATCCTTGAAATCAGGGGAATTAGTTGGCCCGAATGGCAGAAGAGCTTTGCTTCGAGCAGGGATGCAAGGGGAGGCATTCGTTATAACAGAAGAGAAAAGTGTACTCCGATGGCTTGCTGAAAAATTGGATTTTATTTCATTAGAGAAAAAATAA
- a CDS encoding 40-residue YVTN family beta-propeller repeat-containing protein, whose product MGTATGTQATQSLFAYVSNQNDDSLSVIAIPSNRTIKTVRVGQLPNSAVISPDGARVYTTNRGSNTLSVISTSTNTLIQTVRGVGSEPFATAFAPNRGRIYVPTLYTGSVFVLDSVTNNVLQEIPIGNGLVGIAVSPDESKVYVTSVGTGISIIDANTNKVIETISATGSWSVRFLPNGTRYYVNNYGTNLVSVYNAENNALIKRIPVGTAPLGVIVSKNGQRVYVTNSRGSSVSVIDTATNLVIKTIPVGFVPFGIALTPLNRRAYVTNFGDNTISIIDTTTNSVIGTIPTGNNPRGIAITP is encoded by the coding sequence ATGGGGACAGCAACCGGTACACAAGCAACACAATCGCTGTTTGCTTATGTGAGCAACCAAAATGACGACTCTCTATCGGTCATTGCAATTCCTAGCAATCGAACGATAAAAACAGTCCGGGTAGGCCAGCTTCCTAATTCAGCTGTTATTTCTCCCGACGGAGCACGGGTGTATACGACGAATCGGGGCAGCAATACGCTTTCGGTCATTTCAACAAGCACGAATACATTGATTCAAACGGTTCGCGGAGTAGGTTCAGAGCCTTTTGCTACTGCTTTTGCTCCAAATAGAGGGCGGATTTATGTTCCTACATTATATACAGGCTCTGTATTTGTGTTGGACTCGGTTACGAATAATGTCTTGCAAGAAATACCGATCGGTAATGGACTTGTCGGAATTGCCGTTTCCCCGGACGAGAGCAAGGTGTATGTTACTTCCGTCGGGACGGGTATCTCCATTATTGACGCGAATACGAATAAAGTGATTGAAACGATATCGGCTACGGGTAGCTGGAGCGTTCGCTTTTTACCAAATGGAACAAGGTACTACGTGAATAACTACGGTACGAATCTGGTATCTGTTTATAATGCCGAGAACAATGCCTTGATTAAACGAATACCCGTCGGCACTGCCCCCCTCGGAGTTATAGTGTCAAAAAATGGACAACGCGTTTATGTAACCAACTCTCGCGGCAGCTCGGTATCGGTCATTGATACAGCTACGAATCTGGTAATTAAAACGATTCCGGTCGGATTCGTGCCGTTTGGAATTGCCTTAACTCCACTTAATCGTAGAGCGTATGTCACCAATTTTGGCGACAATACCATTTCTATCATCGACACAACTACGAATAGCGTTATTGGAACCATCCCGACGGGGAATAACCCTCGTGGAATCGCGATTACCCCTTAA
- a CDS encoding 40-residue YVTN family beta-propeller repeat-containing protein translates to MDRKRSLAYVSNQNSSSVSVIDTVTNKVIKTIPINKNPNAINFSPDKSRLYTSNVGSRSVSVISRKTNTVIRTIQDVLPEPFGIAAVSNKVYVPGQYSGEVAVINARSFHVIDRFQVANGPVTITAAPNGQQLYVTTLAQDIFIIDIPQNKVVQTLPSGPIWGLVFTPSGKSFIVTNFDTNQITIYSASTNKPIAQIPVGLAPLGLAISSSGLRAYVANSRSRSVSVIDLVGKRVIKTIPVGKIPYGVTVTPNKRTVYVTNYDSNTVSVIDAQSLSVIKTIPVGAGPRGIVSS, encoded by the coding sequence ATGGATCGCAAAAGATCTTTGGCCTATGTAAGTAATCAAAATAGCAGCAGCGTCTCCGTTATCGATACGGTCACGAATAAAGTGATCAAAACGATTCCCATAAACAAGAACCCCAACGCCATTAATTTTTCTCCAGATAAATCACGACTGTATACGTCAAATGTAGGCTCTAGATCGGTATCGGTGATCTCTAGAAAAACGAATACAGTCATTAGGACCATTCAAGATGTACTTCCTGAGCCATTCGGGATCGCCGCCGTGTCAAACAAGGTTTATGTTCCGGGGCAGTACTCCGGCGAGGTAGCGGTTATCAATGCGCGTTCATTCCATGTTATCGATCGGTTTCAAGTTGCGAACGGTCCTGTAACGATTACAGCAGCTCCAAATGGACAGCAGCTATATGTGACGACATTGGCGCAAGACATTTTTATCATTGATATCCCGCAAAACAAGGTTGTCCAAACGCTCCCGTCAGGTCCGATCTGGGGGCTTGTTTTTACTCCGAGCGGGAAAAGCTTTATCGTAACTAATTTTGATACAAACCAAATCACGATTTATTCGGCCAGCACCAATAAACCTATTGCACAAATACCGGTAGGCCTTGCTCCTCTGGGGCTTGCTATTTCAAGCAGTGGGCTGCGGGCATATGTAGCGAATTCGAGAAGTCGATCCGTCTCGGTCATTGATTTGGTTGGAAAACGCGTGATAAAAACGATACCAGTAGGCAAAATTCCATATGGAGTAACGGTCACTCCTAACAAGCGAACTGTGTATGTGACTAATTATGACAGTAACACCGTTTCCGTTATCGATGCGCAGTCACTAAGTGTAATCAAAACGATTCCTGTCGGGGCTGGTCCAAGGGGAATAGTTTCTAGTTGA
- a CDS encoding 40-residue YVTN family beta-propeller repeat-containing protein, whose amino-acid sequence MAERKRLLKRSFLVYVGNQNNSTVSVINSASNRVIKTIPVGKNPGQVNASPDGRQIYAINGGDRSISILSTRTNQVTRTIRNVSPEPFAAVSVGNRFYVPDLYTGGVTVFNALTNGSIARFPVANLPLAIAASPDGKKLYVTTQARNIWIIDTRLNRVVNSIPTGATWGLDFTPDGKKFVVNSFGTNETLIYCVRTNKIINSIPVGVAPIDINVSRDGRRAYVANSRSRSVSVIDLKAKRVIKTIQVGDVPYNLAITPDDRSVYVTNNGSNTVSVIDARTLKVLLTIPVGLGPRGIAII is encoded by the coding sequence ATGGCTGAACGGAAAAGGCTGCTCAAAAGAAGCTTCCTGGTTTATGTGGGCAATCAAAATAACAGCACCGTATCGGTCATTAATTCGGCTTCCAATCGGGTCATCAAGACGATTCCAGTGGGCAAAAATCCCGGTCAGGTTAACGCATCCCCCGATGGGAGGCAAATTTACGCGATTAATGGCGGTGATCGGTCGATCTCCATTCTCTCCACCCGAACAAATCAAGTGACCCGAACGATTCGGAATGTAAGTCCGGAGCCTTTTGCGGCGGTATCGGTTGGAAACAGATTCTATGTGCCGGACCTGTATACAGGCGGAGTGACGGTGTTTAATGCGCTGACGAACGGATCTATCGCGCGTTTTCCAGTTGCCAATCTGCCCTTGGCCATCGCTGCATCGCCGGATGGCAAAAAGTTATATGTGACGACTCAAGCACGCAATATATGGATTATTGATACTCGTCTGAATCGGGTCGTAAATTCGATTCCTACAGGAGCGACCTGGGGGTTAGACTTCACTCCGGATGGCAAAAAATTTGTCGTGAACAGCTTTGGAACGAATGAGACGTTGATTTATTGCGTGCGCACGAACAAGATCATCAATTCAATTCCGGTAGGAGTCGCTCCTATCGACATCAACGTCTCTCGTGATGGAAGGCGGGCTTATGTCGCCAACTCACGGAGCCGGTCCGTATCGGTAATCGATCTGAAAGCAAAACGCGTCATCAAAACGATTCAGGTCGGCGATGTGCCTTACAATCTTGCCATTACCCCGGATGATCGGAGTGTTTATGTGACCAATAATGGGAGCAATACCGTTTCCGTCATTGACGCCAGAACGCTTAAAGTGCTCCTGACGATACCGGTAGGACTCGGTCCAAGAGGCATCGCAATTATATGA